GGCGATGAGGCCGTCGTCCTTGCGCTGGTACCCCACATGGATCACGACATTGAGCAGCACCAGCAGCAGCGTGACCCAGGGAATGTTCTGGCGCGACCAGGGTTTATGCAGCGGCATGATCAGCATGGCAGGCGTCCGTGTCCCAAGGCGCAAAGCTTCGCCGGGCGGATGCGGATGCGCAAGCGCGCCATGCGCGCTAGCATCGCGCCCCCATCCTGCCCTGTTGGTCGCCCATGAGCCGCTGGCGTCCCCCTGCCGAAAAAAGCACTGCGTTGATCACGCCGGAAGGCCATGCGCGGCTCAAGGCCGAACTGGACGAGCTGTGGCGCCTGCGTCGGCCCGAGGTGGTGCGCGCGCTCGCGGCGGCCGCAGCCGAGGGCGACCGCTCGGAAAACGCCGAGTACACCTATCGCAAGAAACAGCTGGGCGAGATCGATCGCCGCGTGCGTTACCTCAGCAAGCGGCTGGAAGCGCTGCGCGTAGTGGATACCGCGCCGACGGATCCGCAGGCGGTGTTCTTTGGTGCGCAGGTTGAGCTGGAGGATGCCGACAGCGGCGAGCTGCTGCGTTACCGCATCGTGGGGCCGGATGAGACCGACGCCGGGCGCGGCTGGATCAGCATCGATTCGCCATTGGCGCGCGCACTGCTGAAAAAGCGCGTGGACGATGAGTTCGAGGCACAACTCCCGTCGGGCAAGCACACCTTTGTGGTGGTGGTGGTGGAGTACGCGGCAACTTAGGTGGTGTGGGCGTGCGTGAGGCAATCCGGGTGGTTTGGATCCTTGCCTGCTGGTGCCGATGCGCGCGGTTGGAGGCGTGTGGTTCTGGGGTAACGCCTCATCGCGCGCTGGCGCGCTCCTACGCGGCTGGCCGTGTACGGTGGCAGTGCAGCGCACCTTGGACAGTCCAGCTGCGCTGCGGAAGCCTTGTCGCGCGCGAGCACGCTCCTACGAGGCGGGGTGTACCGATTGCACGCTGATGTGCTGGATAGTTCGGCGCACACCAGTGTCATTGCACACACCAAGCGGCCAGCGGCGCTGGCCGCTCGCTGGCACGCCGCTGCGGCTAGACCATCTGCAGGTTCAATGCGCGGGGCGGCTGCGCCGCAGGATCAGACGGCAGCGCATCACCGAACAGGTCGTGCTCGTCGCTGTCGGTGATTTCCACATCGACCAGGTCGCCCACCTTCAACTTGAGCTCGCCGCCGTTCTGGATATGCACCAGGCCGTCGATCTCCGGCGCGTCTGCACGCGAACGGGCCACCGCGATATCGTCTTCGATCAGGTCGACCAGGCATTGCTGCACGCTGCCGATCTTGGCTTCCAGCCGCGCCGCGGAAATCTCCGCCTGCCTGGCCATGAAGCGCGCCAGACGCTCCTGCTTCAGTTCTTCCGGCACCGGGTCCGGCAATGCGTTGGCGCTAGCGCCCTCCACCGGCGAATACGCAAACGCCCCGACGCGATCCAACTGCGCCTGATCCAGAAACTCCAGCAGCGCTTCGAACTCGGCATCGGTCTCGCCGGGGAAGCCGACGATGAAGGTCGAGCGCACCGTGATCTCCGGGCACATCGCCTTCCAGCGCTGCACGCGCTCCAGGGTCTTTTCCACTGCGCCCGGCCGCTTCATCAGCTTGAGGATGCGCGGGCTGGCGTGCTGGAACGGGATGTCCAGGTACGGCAGCAGCTTGCCTTCGGCCATCAGCGGAATCACATCGTCCACGTGCGGGTACGGGTACACGTAATGCAGGCGCGTCCACACGCCCAGTTCCGACAAGCCTTCGCACAGCGCCTTCATGCGGGTCTGGTACATGCGGTCGCGCCACGGGCGCTCGGCATACTTCAGGTCCACGCCGTAGGCCGAGGTGTCCTGCGAGACCACCAGCAGCTCCTTGACGCCGCCGCGCACCAGCCGCTCGGCCTCACGCAGCACCTCGTCGACCGGGCGCGAGGCCAGGTCGCCGCGCATGGAAGGAATGATGCAGAAACTGCAGCGGTGATTGCAGCCTTCGGAAATCTTCAGGTATGCGTAGTGGCGCGGCGTCAGCTTGATGCCGTAGTCCGGCACCAGATCCACGAACGGATCGTGGCGCGGCGGCAGCGCAGCGTGCACCGCCTCCATCACGCTCTGGTAGTCCTGCGGGCCGGAGACCGCCAGCACCTGCGGGTAGGCCTCGCGGATCTGCTCCGGGCGCTTGCCCAGGCAGCCGGTGACGATCACCTTGCCGTTGGCGTTCATCGCCTCGCCGATCGCATCCAGCGACTCGGTCACCGCCGAATCGATGAAGCCACAGGTATTGACCACCACCACGTCGGCGGCGTCGTAACTGGGCACGATGTCGTAGCCCTCCACGCGTAGCTGGGTGAGGATGCGTTCGGAATCGACGAGCGCCTTCGGGCAGCCAAGGCTGACGAAGCCGACTTTGGGGTTCAGCTGGGACATGGAAGCAGGAGCCTGGGAAACGGAGCGGCCTGGGGCCTGGGCAAGGCCAATTATAGCGGCGTCCGGGCAGCGCTCTGTCGGCGTTTTTCGATTTCGTGGAATCCGAGGCACGGCGACATGGCTGCATGCTGGTGCGCGAGATGGCCGGCCACCGCGCGTCAGATTTCCCGCACGCCCTCTACGGACACCACAAGCCGACGCAAGCGAGCTTCGCGCCTGGCGACGGCCTGTGGTGCTTGATTGAGATCCAGGTGCGGGGCCAACCAGCCGATCGGCGCGTTCTTCGAAGGCCTGCTTGTGCGCGAAAGCGCGTGAAAATGCCGCGGCGACGCTCGCGTCTTTCACTGCCCCTATGCATCCATAGCATCCCGCGAGAATAAAAACGCACAAGGAACAAGAAGACTCCGCATCACCTACAGCGGGAAGCGCAGTCGCTTGATCACCTGCCCATGGTCGAGTTATCCAGCTGGACGCGTAGCGGCAACATGGCGTCATTATCCTCGGCGGCCTTATCGCGACATACCCCCCAGTTCACTTTGAAAGCCGAATCTTCGCAATTCTGTTTGATGCTCGATTTTGTTTTCGATTACGTTTGATTAAACATAAAAACTAGTTCTTCATCGATGGATAAAAATCTTAATTTGTGGGATATGAGCACCTTCATCCAGCAGTATGGCGCTCTAACGGCAGATCATCCAACGCACACACCCGAAGATAGCCCGCAAACCGTTCCGTCTCCGCGATCGTCCTCAGCACATTCGCCGGAGATTCAGGAGCTAAGAAGCCTTCAGGAAACGCGGCCTGCCAGGCTTGGAGCGCGCTCCCAATCAAGCAGCAGTAAGCACGGCCTTCAGCAGTGCTCCTCCTCGCCCAGCGACGAAAGTTTTCGTCTGCACGCTGAGTTGGCAGCCTGGTGCGAGCGCGTTGAGACTAAACCCTCACTACTTGCCAAACTGGGTTGTTGTGCTGCGCCCCCAGTAGTGGGCGATCATCGCGAACAGCGCCGCGAAGCCATGGAGCGGATTATGCGCTGCTTAGATGCGGGACAAGCTGGAACGCAGCTGACACTCAGGGACCTCAACCTGTCGCAGCTGCCGCCTGGACTGCACCGCCTTGCGCACCTACGAGACCTCGACGTGGCGGACAACGTGAACCTCACGCGTCTGCCAGAAGACTTGAGCCTTTGCAAACACCTTGAGCGGATCAACGCTGACGGTTGCTCCATTGCGGCACTGCCATCGAAAATCGGTGCACTCAAGAATCTAAGTGAGATTTCTCTCGCGTTCAATGAACTGAGAACCCTTCCAGATTCGATTGGCCAATGCAGCAGCCTGACTACGATTGTGGTGCCCGGTTGCAAGATCAATAAATTGCCTGCAAGCCTTGCCAACTTGACGCAGCTGAAAAAGCTGGATGTTGCAGCCAATATTGAACTGAGTGAGCTGTCGCCGCATATGAACCTGGACGATGTAGCTGTGCACAGCACACAGACGCGATTGGGATTGATGCACCGAATATTCAAGGCGCCGACGTTCGATCCAGAGACCAGACAGAGGTTGTCCTACCAAGCTTCAGCGCTGCGCGACCGGTGGGCCGCGCTATCGCATCATCTATCGCCGCAAGCGCGAGCACGGGTTGATCAAATGCGTGAGGGTGCATCGACCACACTTTCCAGTCAAGATCACAAAGCCTCCACCGCGTGGAAGACTGCCACAGAGAAGGTCAGCAGTTGGGCAGAGGAAGGGGCACCGATCACACTTGATCGGATTTTCAAACTAAACCAACTGCTGCTCCCCGAGGGGGATGATGATAATGACCCAATTGGCGGCCAACTGCGCAAGGTCGGCATACAAGCTGCCCCTAGCAATACATGGACGGAGTGTCGGTACCCTCCGCCCGAGACCCTGAAAGACGAAATGGCGAAGTTTTCCGGATGGCTCGAACATAGTGAACAGCAAGCGCATGCGCGTGACGCGTTGGGACATATCGAGTTTGCCGCACAGCTTCACCAGCGCTTGGTCAGTCTGCATCCTTTCGATGACGCAAATGGCCGGACAGCGCGTCTTGCGATGGATTGGGCGCTGCAACGGCACGGTTTGCCGCCTGCCCCGCCCGTTGGTGAAGCAAGCCGCCTGCCAGCGTCATTTCTTGGGGGAAAGCGCGTCAGTCCGGAGAAGGTTGTCTTGGAAACGCTGGAGGGTATTGCCACGGTTATGAACCAGGTTCACCAGTAGACCTACACGCCTCAATGCTCAGAACTGCGGCAAGTGCGGCCCGCGGCTGTTCCAACGCGGACCACGGCTTCCGTTGGATCAATTACATCAGCGCAGGCACCGGGCCGGCGTCCTGAACCGCGCTGGCCTGCGGCCGCCTGGTGGCAACATCTTCCTCACCTTTCGCGTCGCCGATTCGGCTGATAATGCGCGCTCCCCGTATTGCAGCAGGATTTTCCATGGGTCACTGGACCACGCTCGACACCCCCGACGGCCAGGTCGCCGCCTGGCACGCCACTCCGACCACCAGCCCGCGCGGCGGCCTGGTGGTGATTCAGGAGATCTTCGGCGTCAACGAACATATCCGCGCGGTGGCCGACGACTATGCCGCGCGCGGCTACGAAGTCCTGGCACCGGCCTTCTTCGACCTGGAAGAGAAGGACGTGCAGTTGCCCTACGACCAGCAAAGCCTGCAGCGCGGCCTGGCACTGGCCAATGCAGTCGGCCTGGAGCGCGCGGTGGAGGTGGTCAAATCCGCCGCTACCCTGCTCAGCCGAGCCGGCAAGGTCGGCACCGTGGGCTATTGCTGGGGCGGCTCGGTGGCGCTGCTGTCGGCGATCCGCCTGGGGCTGCCCTCGGTGAGCTATTACGGCGGCCGCAATACGCAGCTGCTGGACGAAACGCCCAAGGCGCCGGTGATGTTCCACTTCGGGGAGCAGGACAGCAGCATTCCGCCCGAAGCGATCCAGGCGCACCGCGAAAAGCTGCCGCAGATGGAGACCTTCGTCTACCCGACCGGGCACGCCTTCAACCGCAGCATCGACCCGAACCACTACGACGCCGACAGCGCCGAGCGGGCGCTGGAGCGCACCCTGGGCTTCTTCGACGCCCACCTGGGATGAGCGGACCCGTCTCGAATGCGCCCGCCACGGGCGCCTTTGAACTGGATGCGCGGCTGGCCGCCGACAGCGTCTTCGTCGCCGACGGCCCGCTGTCGCAGGTGCGGCTGATGGACGACACCCGCTTCCCGTGGCTGGTGCTGGTGCCGCGGGTGGCCGAGGTCAGCGAGTGGATCGACCTGGATGGCGGCCAGCAGCGTCTGTTGCTGGCCGAGATCAACCAGCTCTCGCAGCTGCTGCGAGTCGAGCCGCAGGTGAGCAAGCTCAATATCGGCGCGCTGGGCAACATCGTGCGCCAGCTGCATGTGCACCTGGTCGGCCGCCATCCCGGCGATGCGGCCTGGCCCGGGCCGGTGTGGGGCAGCGGCAGCGCGCACCGGTTTGCGCCCGACGCACTGCAGGAGCGTGTCGCGGCATGGGCGCAACGGCTACGATAGGCGCCCGTCTTTCAACCAGCCTTCCGCATGAAATCCAATGTCGTTGCCGCGCTGATCCTGATCCTCGTCGGCCTGCTGTTCCTGGCCAATAACCTGGGCTGGACCAATCTCAGCCTGGGCAAGCTGATCGCCACCTGGTGGCCTGCCGCGCTGGTCGCTTGCGGCGTGGGGATGTTGTTCGGGCGGGGCAAGTAGCCGGGAATTGGGAATGGGGTGAGCAGTCAATCAGCCCCGTGCGTAATCAGAGCGCCAAGATCCCTTCTTCCATCGGGAGAAGGTGCCCCGAAGGGGCGGTGAGGGTACGCGCGAAGCCTCATGTGCATTCGACTGCACCGTAGAAAAAACAGGGGTTCCGCACCCCTGAAGACGTCGACGACCTGATTGCCAGCGATCAACCGAAGGCGACATGGTTACCAATGCAGTCATGACCTTGCGGTCTTCGACATGACCTTTGTCATCCGCAATTGTTGACTTCCGGCACCTGATCGGCGCGCGCATCGCGCGCAGCATGGCCTCACACCTACCGAGGACATCGCCATGCGCTACCGCCTGATTCCTGCACTGTTTCTGATCACGCTGGGCAGCTTATTCCTGCTGGATAACCTCGGGCTGGCCCGTTTCGATCTTGGCAACCTGGTGTCGACCTGGTGGCCAGCGTTTCTGATCGCCGCTGGCGTGCGCCAACTGCTGCGCTACCGGCAGCGCACGGCCGTGACCTGCTGAGGCAGGGTCACGGCCGCATCACTGCATCACGTGCGCGGCAGGGTCACGCCGGTCTGGCCCTGGTACTTGCCGCCTCGGTCCTTGTACGAGGTTTCGCACACCTCATCGGACTGGAAAAACAGCATTTGCGCCACGCCTTCGTTGGCGTAGATGCGCGCCGGCAGCGGCGTGGTGTTGCTGAATTCCAACGTGACGCGGCCTTCCCATTCCGGCTCCAGCGGCGTCACGTTGACGATGATGCCGCAGCGCGCGTAGGTGCTCTTGCCCAGGCACACCACCAGCG
The nucleotide sequence above comes from Xanthomonas campestris pv. campestris str. ATCC 33913. Encoded proteins:
- the greB gene encoding transcription elongation factor GreB, producing the protein MSRWRPPAEKSTALITPEGHARLKAELDELWRLRRPEVVRALAAAAAEGDRSENAEYTYRKKQLGEIDRRVRYLSKRLEALRVVDTAPTDPQAVFFGAQVELEDADSGELLRYRIVGPDETDAGRGWISIDSPLARALLKKRVDDEFEAQLPSGKHTFVVVVVEYAAT
- the rimO gene encoding 30S ribosomal protein S12 methylthiotransferase RimO, producing the protein MSQLNPKVGFVSLGCPKALVDSERILTQLRVEGYDIVPSYDAADVVVVNTCGFIDSAVTESLDAIGEAMNANGKVIVTGCLGKRPEQIREAYPQVLAVSGPQDYQSVMEAVHAALPPRHDPFVDLVPDYGIKLTPRHYAYLKISEGCNHRCSFCIIPSMRGDLASRPVDEVLREAERLVRGGVKELLVVSQDTSAYGVDLKYAERPWRDRMYQTRMKALCEGLSELGVWTRLHYVYPYPHVDDVIPLMAEGKLLPYLDIPFQHASPRILKLMKRPGAVEKTLERVQRWKAMCPEITVRSTFIVGFPGETDAEFEALLEFLDQAQLDRVGAFAYSPVEGASANALPDPVPEELKQERLARFMARQAEISAARLEAKIGSVQQCLVDLIEDDIAVARSRADAPEIDGLVHIQNGGELKLKVGDLVDVEITDSDEHDLFGDALPSDPAAQPPRALNLQMV
- the xopAC gene encoding uridine 5'-monophosphate transferase XopAC, yielding MDKNLNLWDMSTFIQQYGALTADHPTHTPEDSPQTVPSPRSSSAHSPEIQELRSLQETRPARLGARSQSSSSKHGLQQCSSSPSDESFRLHAELAAWCERVETKPSLLAKLGCCAAPPVVGDHREQRREAMERIMRCLDAGQAGTQLTLRDLNLSQLPPGLHRLAHLRDLDVADNVNLTRLPEDLSLCKHLERINADGCSIAALPSKIGALKNLSEISLAFNELRTLPDSIGQCSSLTTIVVPGCKINKLPASLANLTQLKKLDVAANIELSELSPHMNLDDVAVHSTQTRLGLMHRIFKAPTFDPETRQRLSYQASALRDRWAALSHHLSPQARARVDQMREGASTTLSSQDHKASTAWKTATEKVSSWAEEGAPITLDRIFKLNQLLLPEGDDDNDPIGGQLRKVGIQAAPSNTWTECRYPPPETLKDEMAKFSGWLEHSEQQAHARDALGHIEFAAQLHQRLVSLHPFDDANGRTARLAMDWALQRHGLPPAPPVGEASRLPASFLGGKRVSPEKVVLETLEGIATVMNQVHQ
- a CDS encoding dienelactone hydrolase family protein — encoded protein: MGHWTTLDTPDGQVAAWHATPTTSPRGGLVVIQEIFGVNEHIRAVADDYAARGYEVLAPAFFDLEEKDVQLPYDQQSLQRGLALANAVGLERAVEVVKSAATLLSRAGKVGTVGYCWGGSVALLSAIRLGLPSVSYYGGRNTQLLDETPKAPVMFHFGEQDSSIPPEAIQAHREKLPQMETFVYPTGHAFNRSIDPNHYDADSAERALERTLGFFDAHLG
- a CDS encoding HIT family protein, producing MSGPVSNAPATGAFELDARLAADSVFVADGPLSQVRLMDDTRFPWLVLVPRVAEVSEWIDLDGGQQRLLLAEINQLSQLLRVEPQVSKLNIGALGNIVRQLHVHLVGRHPGDAAWPGPVWGSGSAHRFAPDALQERVAAWAQRLR
- a CDS encoding LiaI-LiaF-like domain-containing protein — its product is MKSNVVAALILILVGLLFLANNLGWTNLSLGKLIATWWPAALVACGVGMLFGRGK
- a CDS encoding LiaI-LiaF-like domain-containing protein; its protein translation is MRYRLIPALFLITLGSLFLLDNLGLARFDLGNLVSTWWPAFLIAAGVRQLLRYRQRTAVTC